One Williamsia phyllosphaerae DNA segment encodes these proteins:
- a CDS encoding endonuclease/exonuclease/phosphatase family protein — translation MRLRHLSVLLVALGCALSSMSVPGASAAPGFGSSGGNPTVRVATFNASLNRPSAGALLTDLRSGVDPQARTIAQIVQINRPDILLLNEFDYYPDQAAAKLFEQNYLARSQRGAAPIDYPYMFTAPVNTGVPTGRDLNGDGRSDGPDDAYGFGAFPGQYGMVVLSKYPIDTARVRTFQNFLWKDQPGNLIPRDYYGGSADILRLSSKSHWDLPITIGRRTVHLLASHPTPPSFDGPEDRNGRRNHDEIRLSADYIAGGSRADYIYDDSGRRGGLAPGSSFVMLGDQNSDPADGGPPGPGVGAINQVLALPRVRDTLPTSRGAVADSATAGQTGHRTPSKYFTADFSKPVPGNLRVDYVLPSRDLPVTGAQVFWPAPGEPGHELLPPTTSSDHRLVWVDLRP, via the coding sequence ATGCGTCTGCGACACCTGTCCGTCCTGCTCGTCGCGCTCGGTTGCGCACTGTCGTCGATGAGCGTTCCCGGTGCGTCCGCGGCACCCGGGTTCGGCTCGTCGGGCGGGAACCCGACGGTCCGCGTCGCGACGTTCAACGCGAGCCTGAACCGGCCGAGCGCCGGGGCGTTGCTCACCGACCTGCGCTCCGGAGTCGATCCCCAGGCGCGGACCATCGCGCAGATCGTGCAGATCAACCGCCCGGACATCCTGCTGCTCAACGAGTTCGACTACTACCCCGATCAAGCGGCGGCGAAGCTCTTCGAGCAGAACTACCTGGCACGATCGCAGCGTGGGGCCGCGCCGATCGACTATCCGTACATGTTCACCGCCCCGGTCAACACCGGCGTCCCGACCGGTCGGGACCTCAACGGCGACGGCCGGTCCGACGGTCCCGACGACGCCTACGGCTTCGGTGCGTTCCCGGGTCAGTACGGGATGGTGGTGCTGTCGAAGTACCCGATCGACACCGCGCGGGTACGCACCTTCCAGAACTTCCTCTGGAAGGACCAGCCGGGCAACCTCATCCCCCGCGACTACTACGGCGGAAGCGCCGACATCCTGCGACTGTCGAGCAAGTCGCACTGGGACCTGCCGATCACCATCGGACGTCGCACCGTGCACCTGCTCGCGTCACATCCGACGCCGCCGAGTTTCGACGGCCCGGAGGACCGCAACGGTCGACGGAACCACGACGAGATCCGACTCTCGGCCGACTACATCGCGGGCGGATCGCGCGCCGACTACATCTACGACGACTCCGGACGACGCGGCGGACTCGCGCCCGGGTCGTCGTTCGTGATGCTCGGCGATCAGAACAGCGACCCCGCCGACGGCGGTCCGCCCGGACCCGGGGTCGGGGCGATCAACCAGGTGCTTGCACTGCCCCGCGTGCGCGACACCCTGCCGACATCCAGGGGCGCGGTCGCCGACAGCGCGACGGCGGGGCAGACCGGCCATCGGACACCGTCGAAGTACTTCACCGCCGACTTCTCCAAGCCGGTGCCCGGCAACCTGCGGGTGGACTACGTCCTACCGTCGCGGGATCTACCGGTCACCGGGGCCCAGGTCTTCTGGCCCGCTCCCGGCGAACCCGGTCATGAGCTCCTGCCGCCGACCACCAGCAGCGATCACCGACTGGTCTGGGTGGATCTGCGCCCCTGA
- a CDS encoding D-arabinono-1,4-lactone oxidase, which produces MSSVRGTDRRAGDSRRWENWGRTQSVVPREVIAVGDADDVVAAVRRARSQAVTVKAVGSGHSFTGIAVAPDIQIDTSAMTGLVHADPALRRVTVRAGTRLHEMPAILEPLGLAMPNLGDIDRQSISGATSTGTHGTGRNFGGLATQIVGVRMVTGTGEVLTVTDSDRATLEATALGLGALGILTEITLACVPAFAIEATERAMSVDDAIAGFLDAVATHDHHEFYWFPHTDVALSKTNRRLPADTPTTGPGRLRRVIDDEILSNGIFGAMCAAGARFPSVTAPLARVAGAALSSRQMVEASHEAFVSARRVRFREMEYAIPLAEVPDAIGEIRRLIADRGHRVSFPIEVRAAAADELMLSTASGQTTGYIAVHRYHGDRPDSYFTDIEEILFRRGGRPHWAKMHTRTADNLRTVYPRFDEFLALRDVLDPDRVFANDYLTTVLGR; this is translated from the coding sequence GTGAGCAGTGTTCGAGGCACCGACCGCCGCGCCGGCGACAGCCGCCGGTGGGAGAACTGGGGTCGCACCCAGTCCGTCGTGCCGCGGGAGGTCATCGCGGTCGGAGACGCCGACGACGTGGTCGCCGCGGTCCGACGGGCACGGTCGCAGGCGGTCACGGTCAAGGCGGTCGGCTCGGGTCACAGCTTCACCGGTATCGCGGTGGCGCCGGACATTCAGATCGACACCAGCGCCATGACCGGTCTCGTGCACGCGGATCCGGCACTTCGACGGGTGACCGTCCGCGCCGGCACCCGACTGCACGAGATGCCCGCGATCCTCGAACCGTTGGGACTCGCGATGCCCAACCTCGGCGACATCGACCGGCAGAGCATCTCCGGCGCGACCTCCACCGGAACCCACGGCACCGGTCGGAATTTCGGCGGACTGGCGACGCAGATCGTCGGGGTGCGGATGGTGACGGGAACCGGCGAGGTGCTCACGGTCACCGACTCCGACCGCGCCACCCTCGAGGCCACCGCGCTGGGACTCGGCGCGCTGGGAATCCTCACCGAGATCACCCTCGCGTGCGTGCCCGCGTTCGCGATCGAGGCCACCGAACGCGCGATGTCGGTGGACGACGCGATCGCCGGGTTCCTGGATGCCGTCGCAACCCACGACCACCACGAGTTCTACTGGTTCCCGCACACTGACGTCGCGTTGAGCAAGACCAACCGCAGACTGCCCGCCGACACGCCCACCACCGGCCCCGGCCGACTGCGCCGGGTGATCGACGACGAGATCCTCAGCAACGGCATCTTCGGCGCGATGTGCGCGGCGGGTGCCCGATTCCCCTCGGTGACAGCACCGTTGGCGCGCGTCGCCGGCGCTGCCCTGTCGTCGCGACAGATGGTCGAGGCGTCACACGAGGCGTTCGTGTCCGCGCGACGCGTCCGGTTCCGCGAGATGGAGTACGCGATCCCGCTGGCCGAGGTCCCCGACGCGATCGGCGAGATCCGCAGGCTGATCGCCGACCGCGGGCATCGCGTGTCGTTCCCCATCGAGGTGCGCGCCGCCGCGGCCGACGAGCTGATGTTGTCGACGGCGTCCGGACAGACCACCGGCTACATCGCCGTACACCGCTATCACGGCGACCGACCCGACAGCTATTTCACCGACATCGAGGAGATCTTGTTCCGCAGGGGTGGTCGGCCGCACTGGGCCAAGATGCACACCCGCACCGCCGACAATCTGCGGACGGTGTACCCGCGTTTCGACGAGTTCCTCGCGTTGCGTGACGTTCTCGACCCCGACCGCGTGTTCGCGAACGACTACCTGACCACCGTGCTGGGGCGGTGA
- a CDS encoding alanine racemase, producing MSWASIDRATADLDGPVVVLDRSALEANIADLRRRAAGVPIRVASKSIRVRSVIDDILRRDGFAGVLAYDIDEAIWLATASGITDVLMGYPTARRASIAAVAADDVAAARVTLLVDSVDHLDLIDAAAPPGRRNPVRVAIDLDASLRAPGLGHVGVLRSPVHTVAEATALARAIVDRPGVDLVGVMSYEAQVAGVGDAIGGGWRSGAPLRNRMIRMMQSASMTELRRRRGAAIAAIRQIADLEFVNGGGTGSLEATAADNSVTDIAAGSGFFGGHLFDNYSRFHPSPALAFGLQVVRRPTPGVVTCHGGGWIASGPPAPDRLPRPVWPEGLAYEPREAAGEVQTPLRGAAADQLAIGDRVWFRHTKSGETSEHAAEIVIVDDGTVVDSVPTYRGEGKCFL from the coding sequence ATGAGCTGGGCATCGATCGACCGCGCCACCGCTGACCTCGACGGTCCGGTCGTCGTCCTGGACCGGTCCGCGCTGGAGGCCAACATCGCCGACCTGCGCCGCCGCGCGGCCGGGGTCCCGATCCGGGTGGCGTCCAAGTCGATCCGGGTGCGCTCGGTGATCGACGACATCCTCCGGCGCGACGGCTTCGCGGGCGTGTTGGCCTACGACATCGACGAGGCGATCTGGCTCGCGACCGCGTCGGGAATCACCGACGTCCTGATGGGCTACCCCACCGCGCGCCGCGCCTCGATCGCCGCAGTGGCGGCCGACGACGTCGCGGCCGCCCGGGTGACCCTGCTGGTCGATTCCGTCGACCACCTCGACCTGATCGACGCGGCCGCCCCACCAGGGCGACGCAACCCGGTGCGCGTCGCCATCGACCTCGACGCGTCGTTGCGCGCACCCGGCCTCGGGCATGTCGGCGTCCTGCGCTCGCCCGTCCACACCGTCGCGGAGGCGACCGCGCTGGCCCGGGCGATCGTCGATCGGCCGGGGGTCGACCTCGTGGGCGTCATGTCGTACGAGGCGCAGGTGGCCGGGGTCGGCGACGCGATCGGCGGCGGATGGCGCAGCGGAGCACCGCTGCGCAACAGGATGATCCGGATGATGCAGTCCGCGTCGATGACAGAACTGCGCCGTCGACGTGGCGCCGCGATTGCCGCGATCCGACAGATCGCCGACCTCGAGTTCGTCAACGGCGGCGGCACCGGCTCACTCGAGGCCACCGCCGCCGACAACTCGGTCACCGACATCGCCGCGGGCAGTGGGTTCTTCGGTGGGCACCTGTTCGACAACTACTCGCGCTTCCATCCCTCCCCGGCGCTGGCGTTCGGCCTACAGGTGGTGCGCCGACCCACCCCCGGCGTCGTGACGTGCCACGGCGGCGGATGGATCGCGTCCGGCCCGCCTGCGCCCGACCGGCTGCCGCGGCCGGTGTGGCCCGAAGGCCTGGCCTACGAGCCGCGCGAGGCCGCGGGCGAGGTCCAGACACCGCTGCGCGGGGCAGCCGCAGATCAGTTGGCGATCGGCGACCGGGTCTGGTTCCGGCACACCAAATCCGGTGAGACGAGCGAGCACGCAGCCGAGATCGTCATCGTCGACGACGGCACCGTCGTCGACTCCGTACCGACCTACCGAGGTGAGGGAAAGTGTTTTCTGTGA
- a CDS encoding MFS transporter encodes MTAAPTVRARVSTRWIALFALAWLGIWMAQLTPFQLSLPSQINDRLGIGDTVSDDNWRHSVTTFGVVSGISAVFALVAFPLTGSLSDRTTGRFGRRRPWILGGVVVFAVALVVLGTRTGLVGITIWWCVAITGFSAASAALTALIGDRVPVTQRGVVSSWVSAPQAIGVILGIGLIAALGLSTGSGYLVIAGLLVVCVVPFVATVDDPPHTARRHGRLTAAAVVGELWISPRAHPDFGWTLGGRVLVNLGNALGTSLLLYYLQFGLRVSDANADLLLLTGIYMVFVITAAIGSGLASDRLGRRKPFVLAAGALQGVAALVIAVAASVPTTMVAAALLGAGFGSFLGVDQALATQVLPDPEHTGKDLGIMNIAMAVPQALGPLLGAATVAVTGGFTALFTVSALLGIAGGLSVLRVRSVR; translated from the coding sequence GTGACCGCGGCACCGACCGTCCGGGCGCGGGTGAGCACCCGCTGGATCGCCCTGTTCGCCCTCGCCTGGCTGGGCATCTGGATGGCGCAGTTGACGCCGTTCCAGCTGAGCCTGCCGAGCCAGATCAACGACCGCCTCGGCATCGGCGACACCGTCAGCGACGACAACTGGCGACACAGCGTGACGACGTTCGGTGTGGTCTCTGGGATCTCGGCCGTCTTCGCGCTGGTCGCGTTCCCGCTCACCGGCTCGCTGTCGGACCGGACGACCGGGCGCTTCGGCCGGCGGCGGCCCTGGATCCTCGGCGGCGTCGTGGTGTTCGCCGTGGCCCTGGTCGTGCTGGGTACCCGGACCGGACTGGTCGGCATCACCATCTGGTGGTGTGTGGCGATCACCGGCTTCAGTGCCGCGTCGGCGGCGCTCACCGCGCTGATCGGCGACCGCGTACCGGTGACGCAGCGGGGTGTGGTGTCGAGTTGGGTGTCGGCACCGCAGGCCATCGGGGTCATCCTCGGGATCGGACTGATCGCCGCCCTCGGGTTGTCCACCGGCTCCGGCTATCTGGTGATCGCGGGACTGCTCGTCGTCTGCGTGGTGCCGTTCGTGGCGACCGTGGACGACCCGCCGCACACCGCCCGCCGGCACGGACGTCTCACCGCCGCCGCGGTGGTCGGTGAGCTGTGGATCTCGCCGCGGGCGCATCCCGACTTCGGGTGGACGCTGGGTGGGCGGGTGCTGGTGAACCTCGGCAACGCGCTCGGCACCTCGCTGCTCCTCTACTACCTGCAGTTCGGGCTGCGGGTGTCGGACGCGAACGCGGATCTGTTGCTGCTCACCGGCATCTACATGGTCTTCGTGATCACCGCGGCCATCGGATCAGGGCTCGCCAGCGACCGCCTCGGGCGACGCAAACCGTTCGTCCTGGCCGCGGGCGCACTGCAGGGCGTGGCCGCGCTCGTCATCGCGGTGGCCGCATCTGTGCCCACCACCATGGTCGCGGCCGCCCTGCTCGGCGCCGGCTTCGGCAGCTTCCTCGGCGTCGATCAGGCCCTGGCCACCCAGGTACTCCCCGACCCCGAACACACCGGAAAGGATCTCGGCATCATGAACATCGCCATGGCCGTCCCGCAGGCTCTCGGCCCCCTGCTCGGCGCGGCCACCGTCGCCGTCACGGGCGGCTTCACCGCCCTGTTCACCGTCTCCGCACTCCTCGGCATCGCCGGTGGACTGTCGGTCCTGCGCGTGCGGTCGGTCCGATGA
- a CDS encoding TetR/AcrR family transcriptional regulator: MIREGPTITRIPVDERRSRLVAAAFRVVAQDGVEAATTRKICAAAGVSLASFHYVFESRDALLEALVVAGLTSEDTAVHAVLGAPTPDGAGPADIEGVLRGGLLGYLDSVVADPAREQALLALAHYARRTPGLDSFAAQMYTRYYDLAAQALGAAAEVTGVRWRTAPRTLAPLVVASTDGLTLAYLTTGDLVVARQIVDACVAMLLTHIEAA; this comes from the coding sequence TTGATCCGTGAGGGGCCCACCATCACCCGCATACCCGTCGACGAACGCCGCAGCCGCCTGGTGGCCGCTGCGTTCCGCGTCGTCGCACAGGACGGTGTCGAGGCGGCCACGACCCGAAAGATCTGCGCCGCGGCCGGGGTCTCGCTGGCGAGCTTCCACTACGTCTTCGAGTCGCGGGACGCCCTGCTCGAGGCCCTCGTGGTCGCGGGCCTGACGAGCGAGGACACCGCGGTGCACGCGGTCCTGGGCGCGCCCACACCCGACGGTGCCGGGCCAGCGGACATCGAGGGCGTGCTGCGCGGTGGCCTGCTCGGTTACCTCGACAGCGTCGTGGCCGACCCCGCGCGCGAACAGGCGCTGCTGGCGCTCGCGCACTACGCGCGGCGCACCCCGGGACTGGACTCGTTCGCGGCGCAGATGTACACGCGCTACTACGACCTCGCTGCGCAGGCGCTCGGCGCGGCGGCGGAGGTGACGGGGGTTCGCTGGCGGACCGCACCCCGGACACTGGCCCCACTCGTGGTGGCCTCGACCGACGGACTGACCCTGGCCTACCTCACGACCGGCGACCTCGTCGTCGCACGCCAGATCGTCGACGCCTGCGTCGCGATGCTGCTCACCCACATCGAGGCGGCGTGA
- a CDS encoding RNA-binding S4 domain-containing protein encodes MSEPSTRVDSWIWAVRLTKTRSAAASACRAGHVRVNGTPAKPAQHVAVGDEVRLRVAGRERIVEVARVLSKRVGPPVAAEAMIDRSPPPPPREVIASIPVRDRGAGRPTKRERRETDRLHGRDIPGGRDL; translated from the coding sequence ATGTCGGAACCCAGCACCCGCGTCGACAGCTGGATCTGGGCGGTGCGTCTGACCAAGACCCGCTCGGCGGCGGCGTCGGCCTGCCGGGCCGGGCACGTCCGGGTGAACGGGACCCCGGCCAAACCCGCGCAACACGTCGCGGTCGGTGACGAGGTACGGCTGCGCGTCGCCGGTCGTGAGCGGATCGTCGAGGTCGCGCGGGTGCTCTCCAAGCGGGTCGGACCACCCGTCGCCGCCGAGGCCATGATCGATCGGAGTCCACCACCGCCCCCGCGCGAGGTCATCGCCTCGATCCCGGTCCGCGACCGGGGCGCCGGCCGACCCACCAAACGTGAACGGCGTGAGACCGACCGCCTGCACGGACGCGACATCCCCGGCGGACGGGACCTCTGA
- a CDS encoding DUF3558 domain-containing protein: protein MDGLAPGRHAPTPTPRTAAGVIALLAVLVLLLAGCSDSGDDSGSGTPTTASAAGSGPFFGECGGISTAEVSQIVDTQGLTNVTNNSSGCEWVTSADQLGPQFSFNWYRGSPIGRERATEQLSRESTTDLTIDGHTGFIASSPGICEIGIAFGSDFFEWSVSYGVTASGESDRSIEQVCDAAKKLSTTTIERAK from the coding sequence GTGGACGGACTCGCACCCGGCAGACACGCACCGACTCCGACGCCGCGCACCGCGGCGGGTGTCATCGCGCTGCTCGCCGTCCTCGTCCTCCTGCTCGCCGGCTGCTCCGACTCCGGCGACGACAGCGGTTCAGGCACCCCGACCACCGCCTCCGCGGCCGGCTCGGGACCGTTCTTCGGCGAGTGCGGTGGCATCAGCACCGCCGAGGTCTCCCAGATCGTCGACACCCAGGGGCTGACCAACGTCACCAACAACTCGTCGGGTTGCGAGTGGGTCACCAGCGCCGACCAGCTCGGTCCGCAGTTCTCCTTCAACTGGTACCGGGGGAGCCCGATCGGACGTGAGCGGGCCACCGAGCAGCTGTCGCGGGAATCGACCACCGACCTCACCATCGACGGCCACACCGGCTTTATCGCGTCCTCGCCGGGGATCTGCGAGATCGGCATCGCCTTCGGGTCCGACTTCTTCGAGTGGTCGGTGAGCTACGGAGTCACCGCGTCCGGCGAGTCCGATCGCTCCATCGAGCAGGTGTGTGACGCCGCCAAGAAGCTGTCCACCACGACGATCGAGCGTGCGAAGTGA
- a CDS encoding DUF3558 domain-containing protein, producing the protein MIRRVSVALAVLVAVLALVLSSCSRSVDGEAVPLGGGAQSGSSDGNVDTDQFDKLLLECSLLTTDQIAKAVGGEAAQSSFNGAICRWVVSGAVTTGVTFNWFESGNQRAEKDVARKLGYTTENVRISSTAAFTQRDPRRPAACGVTANSPARGVYTWWVEPRATGASGDPCAAPTKLMELVLSGGQ; encoded by the coding sequence GTGATCCGCCGGGTTTCGGTCGCGCTGGCCGTCCTCGTGGCGGTGCTCGCGCTCGTCCTCAGCAGCTGCAGCCGATCGGTCGACGGCGAGGCCGTCCCGCTCGGCGGGGGCGCACAGTCCGGGTCGTCCGACGGCAATGTCGACACCGATCAATTCGACAAGCTGCTGCTCGAGTGCAGCCTGCTGACCACCGACCAGATCGCGAAGGCGGTCGGGGGCGAGGCCGCGCAGTCCAGTTTCAACGGCGCGATCTGCCGGTGGGTCGTCTCCGGCGCCGTGACCACGGGCGTGACCTTCAACTGGTTCGAGTCCGGAAACCAACGTGCGGAGAAGGACGTCGCGCGCAAGCTCGGCTACACGACCGAGAACGTCCGCATCTCCAGCACCGCGGCGTTCACCCAGCGCGACCCGCGGCGGCCCGCGGCCTGCGGCGTCACCGCGAACTCACCCGCGCGGGGCGTCTACACCTGGTGGGTCGAACCCCGCGCGACCGGCGCGTCCGGCGACCCCTGCGCCGCCCCGACCAAGCTCATGGAGCTGGTGCTGAGCGGCGGGCAGTAG
- a CDS encoding acyl-[acyl-carrier-protein] thioesterase, with protein MQPRLSKAQFFETSYRVRTDDVDQEMRVRLDGTARYLQDIANDNIEATDFHDSDPFWIVRRTVIDVIEPISWPATVTLQRWCGALSTRWTNMRVRVTAEHETNRFNPQMRPPGLIETEAFWINVNDKGMPSRITDEAFGMLAAMTDEHRLRWKTMNPEPAPEPGETDRVHVLRSTDFDPFKHLNNAAYWEAVEDELLDHTDLTAGPHRAIIEYLRPITPGAQMTIRRRRDGDRLSMWMIVDDQTAATITITKAESD; from the coding sequence ATGCAACCGCGGCTGTCGAAGGCGCAGTTCTTCGAGACGAGCTATCGGGTGCGCACCGACGACGTCGACCAGGAGATGCGGGTGCGCCTCGACGGCACCGCGCGGTACCTGCAGGACATCGCCAACGACAACATCGAGGCGACCGACTTCCACGACTCCGATCCGTTCTGGATCGTCCGTCGCACGGTCATCGACGTGATCGAACCGATCAGCTGGCCGGCGACGGTGACGCTGCAGCGGTGGTGCGGTGCGCTGTCCACGCGGTGGACGAACATGCGGGTGCGGGTCACGGCCGAGCACGAGACGAACCGGTTCAACCCGCAGATGCGGCCGCCGGGTCTGATCGAGACCGAGGCCTTCTGGATCAACGTCAACGACAAGGGCATGCCGTCGCGCATCACCGACGAGGCCTTCGGGATGCTCGCCGCGATGACCGACGAGCACCGGCTGCGGTGGAAGACGATGAACCCCGAGCCCGCGCCGGAGCCCGGCGAGACCGATCGCGTCCACGTGCTTCGCAGCACCGACTTCGATCCGTTCAAGCACCTCAACAACGCCGCCTACTGGGAGGCGGTCGAGGACGAACTCCTCGACCACACCGACCTGACGGCCGGTCCGCACCGGGCGATCATCGAATACCTGCGTCCGATCACCCCTGGCGCGCAGATGACGATCCGTCGGCGCCGCGACGGCGACCGGTTGTCGATGTGGATGATCGTCGACGATCAGACCGCCGCGACGATCACGATCACGAAGGCCGAGTCCGACTGA
- a CDS encoding FAD-dependent oxidoreductase produces the protein MAHVITQPCCNDASCISVCPVNCIHPTPDEPEFRTAEMLYIDPDTCIDCGACIDECPVEAIFPDDQLDDKGERYLQINADYYNDHDVSGGLVPPRKQPPLPQGKTLHVAIVGAGPAAFYAAEELVRHSAVRVDMFDRLPTPYGLVRAGVAPDHPSTKGVEKQFAATANKKTFEYFLNVEVGTHVTHDELLEHYSAVVYAVGASTDKRLGIPGEDLPGSIPATEFVAWYNGHPDYADLDFDLSSSRAVIVGNGNVALDCARILLSDPDALARTDIADHAIERLRSSQVTEVVLLGRRGIAQAAYTNAEFLAMGDLPDVDVIIDDAELTLDAASEEALESDSLDSTIATKIRIAREFAERGDTGAPKRVVFRFLVSPLELSTDGSEGEAGAVSKLTCVRNELVPGERVAVAPTEETFDIETSIVMRAIGYRGVPVTDLPFDESHGVVPNADGRVLTAPDGDTVSGVYVTGWIKRGATGGIGMNRLDGQETAHAVLADFIAGSLAEPTSSREKVADLIAGRGANRIDASGWKSIDATEKSAGKEAGRRRVKLVRIHELEGAAAG, from the coding sequence ATGGCGCACGTGATCACCCAGCCGTGCTGTAACGACGCGAGTTGCATCAGCGTCTGCCCGGTGAACTGCATTCACCCCACGCCCGACGAGCCCGAGTTCCGCACCGCGGAGATGCTCTACATCGATCCCGACACCTGTATCGACTGCGGTGCGTGCATCGACGAGTGCCCGGTCGAGGCGATCTTCCCCGACGACCAGCTCGACGACAAGGGTGAGCGGTACCTCCAGATCAACGCCGACTACTACAACGACCACGACGTCTCCGGTGGTCTGGTGCCGCCGCGCAAGCAGCCGCCACTGCCGCAGGGCAAGACGCTGCACGTCGCGATCGTCGGCGCCGGTCCGGCCGCGTTCTATGCGGCCGAGGAACTCGTGCGCCACTCCGCGGTCCGCGTCGACATGTTCGACCGCCTGCCCACCCCGTACGGGCTCGTCCGCGCGGGCGTCGCGCCGGATCACCCGTCGACGAAGGGTGTGGAGAAGCAGTTCGCGGCGACGGCCAACAAGAAGACCTTCGAGTACTTCCTCAACGTCGAGGTCGGCACCCACGTCACCCACGACGAGCTGCTCGAGCACTACTCGGCCGTCGTCTACGCCGTCGGCGCCTCGACCGACAAGCGCCTGGGCATCCCCGGCGAGGACCTCCCCGGCTCGATCCCGGCGACGGAGTTCGTCGCCTGGTACAACGGCCATCCCGACTACGCCGACCTCGACTTCGACCTGTCGTCGTCGCGCGCGGTGATCGTCGGCAACGGCAACGTCGCCCTCGACTGCGCGCGGATCCTGCTGAGCGATCCCGACGCCCTCGCCCGCACCGACATCGCCGATCACGCGATCGAGCGTCTGCGGTCGAGTCAGGTCACCGAGGTCGTCCTGCTGGGGCGCCGCGGCATCGCGCAGGCGGCCTACACCAACGCCGAGTTCCTGGCGATGGGCGATCTGCCCGACGTCGACGTCATCATCGACGACGCGGAACTCACCCTCGACGCAGCCAGCGAGGAGGCCCTGGAGAGCGACTCGCTGGACTCGACGATCGCGACCAAGATCCGCATCGCCCGCGAGTTCGCCGAACGCGGAGACACCGGCGCCCCCAAGCGCGTGGTCTTCCGCTTCCTGGTGTCGCCGCTGGAGCTCAGCACCGACGGGTCCGAGGGTGAGGCCGGGGCGGTGTCGAAGCTGACCTGCGTCCGCAACGAACTCGTCCCCGGCGAGCGCGTCGCCGTCGCGCCCACCGAGGAGACCTTCGACATCGAGACCTCGATCGTCATGCGCGCCATCGGCTATCGCGGCGTGCCCGTCACCGACCTGCCGTTCGACGAGAGTCACGGCGTCGTGCCCAACGCCGACGGCCGGGTGCTGACCGCGCCGGACGGGGACACCGTCTCCGGCGTCTACGTGACCGGATGGATCAAGCGCGGCGCCACCGGCGGTATCGGGATGAACCGGCTCGACGGTCAGGAGACCGCCCACGCGGTGCTCGCGGACTTCATCGCCGGGAGTCTGGCCGAGCCGACCTCGTCGCGGGAGAAGGTCGCCGATCTGATCGCCGGCCGCGGTGCCAACCGCATCGACGCCTCGGGCTGGAAGAGCATCGACGCCACCGAGAAGTCCGCGGGCAAGGAAGCCGGGCGCCGGCGGGTCAAGCTCGTCCGCATCCACGAACTCGAGGGCGCCGCAGCCGGCTGA